One region of Streptomyces davaonensis JCM 4913 genomic DNA includes:
- a CDS encoding amylo-alpha-1,6-glucosidase, whose amino-acid sequence MDITVKTQDPNGSVTESVSAVGGLQPFLHDAVVTLCAPSLVISQESGQLSGGADGFYHGDRRALSRLTVAAEGIALAPVHGGLRGADRADFRAILRGLGEVTADPAVALRRLRRTVAGRLEEIFEVTNAGTEHVHLRLTVTAATDLATMEQVKSGQVLETVAPQVADADGVGLSWSSGDFSVQLASEPAPDALQVPAGQLSYDIDLQPGASWSVTLHCTAAYADGDQFPAPPGDQLPWRVPAVRSADRRLEWWLQQSLADLDRLRLADPQSSDPDRPDQFLAAGAPWFLTLFGRDSLWAARMLLPLGTALAAGTLRTLARRQGAVTDPATEEQPGKILHEVRRDTLQFADSLLPPVYYGTVDATSLWITLLHDAWRWGLPPRDVELLLPHAESALAWMRNQAEASSDGFLKYGAHSAHGLSNQGWKDSGDSIRHRDGRLAAAPIALCEVQAYAYEAARGGASLLRAFGRPGADYWEEWAEQLADRFRKHFWVEDESGPYPAVALDRDGRPADAVTSGFGHLLGTGLLNEEESALLAARLTGPDLDAGHGLRTLSSNSVGFNPYGYHTGSIWPHDTAIAVHGLIRAGFPDAAASLAQGLLTASTAFDARLPELFAGHGTEAGPRPAPYPASCRPQAWAAASSVLVLQAALDLHADVPAGTVTVTPGFASAYAPLTVTGLQVGGGQLDVAVTADGTVNVTAPEGLTVITP is encoded by the coding sequence TTGGACATCACTGTCAAGACTCAGGACCCCAACGGGTCGGTCACGGAGTCCGTCTCCGCGGTCGGTGGACTACAGCCGTTCCTGCACGACGCCGTCGTCACGCTGTGCGCGCCGAGCCTGGTGATCTCACAGGAAAGCGGGCAGCTCAGCGGGGGCGCGGACGGCTTCTACCACGGCGACCGCCGAGCCCTGTCCCGGCTGACGGTCGCGGCGGAGGGCATCGCCCTGGCGCCGGTCCACGGCGGATTGCGGGGAGCGGACCGGGCGGATTTCCGCGCGATCCTGCGGGGCCTCGGTGAGGTGACGGCGGACCCCGCGGTCGCTCTGCGTCGGCTTCGCCGCACGGTGGCCGGCCGGCTGGAGGAGATCTTCGAGGTCACCAACGCGGGCACCGAGCACGTCCACCTCCGGCTGACGGTGACCGCCGCCACCGACCTCGCCACCATGGAGCAGGTCAAGTCCGGCCAGGTCCTGGAGACGGTGGCGCCGCAGGTCGCGGACGCCGACGGTGTCGGACTGTCCTGGAGCAGCGGCGACTTCAGCGTCCAGTTGGCCAGTGAGCCCGCCCCGGATGCACTCCAGGTGCCGGCGGGGCAGCTGTCGTACGACATCGATCTCCAGCCCGGTGCTTCATGGAGCGTGACACTGCACTGCACCGCGGCCTATGCGGACGGCGACCAGTTCCCGGCCCCGCCCGGTGACCAACTCCCCTGGCGTGTCCCCGCGGTTCGCAGTGCGGACCGCCGTCTTGAGTGGTGGCTTCAGCAGTCACTGGCCGACCTGGACCGCCTGCGTCTCGCGGACCCGCAGTCCTCTGATCCGGACCGGCCGGACCAGTTCCTGGCCGCCGGCGCCCCCTGGTTTCTGACCCTCTTCGGCCGCGACTCGCTCTGGGCGGCCCGTATGCTGCTCCCGCTCGGCACCGCCCTCGCTGCCGGCACTCTGCGCACGCTCGCGCGCCGCCAGGGTGCCGTCACCGACCCGGCCACCGAGGAACAGCCAGGCAAGATCCTGCACGAAGTACGCCGGGACACCCTCCAGTTCGCCGACTCCCTCCTCCCGCCCGTGTACTACGGCACCGTCGACGCCACCTCCCTGTGGATCACCCTCCTCCACGACGCCTGGCGCTGGGGCCTGCCTCCCAGGGACGTCGAACTGCTGCTGCCGCACGCCGAGTCGGCGCTCGCCTGGATGCGCAATCAAGCGGAGGCGAGCAGCGATGGCTTCCTCAAGTACGGCGCCCACAGCGCCCACGGCCTGTCCAACCAGGGCTGGAAGGACTCAGGCGACTCCATCCGCCATCGCGACGGCCGCCTCGCCGCGGCGCCGATCGCACTGTGCGAAGTCCAGGCGTACGCCTACGAGGCGGCACGCGGCGGGGCATCGCTGCTGCGCGCCTTCGGCCGCCCGGGTGCCGACTATTGGGAGGAGTGGGCCGAGCAGCTGGCCGACCGGTTCCGCAAGCATTTCTGGGTGGAGGACGAAAGCGGCCCCTACCCGGCGGTTGCCCTCGACCGGGATGGCCGGCCGGCGGACGCGGTGACTTCGGGCTTCGGCCACCTCCTCGGCACGGGACTGCTCAACGAGGAGGAAAGCGCACTGCTGGCCGCCCGGCTCACTGGCCCCGACCTCGACGCGGGCCACGGCCTGCGCACGCTGAGCAGCAACTCGGTCGGCTTCAACCCCTACGGTTACCACACCGGTTCCATCTGGCCCCACGACACCGCCATCGCCGTGCACGGCCTGATAAGGGCCGGCTTTCCGGATGCCGCCGCATCCCTGGCCCAGGGCCTGCTGACCGCCTCGACCGCCTTCGACGCCCGCCTGCCCGAACTCTTCGCAGGCCACGGCACCGAGGCCGGTCCGCGCCCCGCCCCTTACCCGGCATCCTGCCGACCCCAGGCATGGGCTGCCGCATCCTCGGTCCTCGTGCTCCAGGCCGCCCTGGACCTCCACGCGGACGTCCCCGCCGGAACAGTCACCGTGACGCCCGGCTTCGCCTCGGCGTACGCACCGCTCACCGTGACAGGACTCCAAGTCGGCGGAGGCCAGCTGGACGTCGCGGTCACAGCCGATGGAACAGTGAACGTGACCGCGCCGGAAGGGCTGACAGTGATCACCCCCTGA
- a CDS encoding LacI family DNA-binding transcriptional regulator, with product MPRSSKNSSAKGGPVTLATVAARAGVSAQTVSNAINSPDILRPETLERVRRAIDETGYRPSRAAQTLRTRSSKLIGYGIQPSPPGAGGAVMDRFLHALSQAVDEAGYRILLFASPPDGPSLKGYEELLAQHEVDGFVLSGTDRSDPRQAWLTKRGVPFVGFGRMWSGRQVGDWVDVDGASGTDAAVEHLVAQGHRKIAFLGWERGSSGAGDDRAEGWLRAMKRHGLPTRGRRGQSVNDIDAARAAVKPLLDGGATAVIAASDMLALGCYQSLRERRMLPGRDVAVVGFDDSPTAEILSPALTSVAQPLEEVGQECVRLLLARIATPDAPPERILLQPSLVIRDSSTISTSIADE from the coding sequence ATGCCTCGCTCCAGCAAGAATTCCTCGGCCAAGGGCGGCCCGGTGACCCTCGCTACGGTCGCCGCCCGGGCCGGGGTCTCTGCGCAGACCGTGTCGAACGCGATCAACTCGCCGGACATACTGCGGCCCGAGACCCTGGAGCGGGTCCGCCGCGCGATCGACGAAACGGGTTACCGCCCCAGCCGAGCCGCGCAGACACTACGCACCCGTTCCAGCAAGCTGATCGGCTACGGCATCCAGCCCAGCCCGCCTGGCGCCGGAGGCGCGGTCATGGACCGCTTCCTGCACGCCCTGTCGCAGGCCGTTGACGAGGCTGGGTACCGGATCCTATTGTTCGCCTCCCCGCCCGACGGCCCAAGCCTGAAGGGCTACGAGGAACTGCTGGCCCAGCACGAGGTCGACGGCTTCGTGCTCAGCGGCACCGACCGCAGCGACCCGCGCCAAGCATGGCTGACCAAGCGGGGCGTGCCGTTCGTCGGCTTCGGCCGGATGTGGTCGGGGCGCCAGGTCGGCGACTGGGTCGACGTCGACGGCGCCTCGGGCACGGATGCCGCCGTTGAGCACCTGGTCGCCCAGGGGCACCGCAAGATCGCCTTCCTGGGCTGGGAACGTGGTTCCTCCGGCGCCGGTGACGACCGCGCGGAGGGCTGGCTGCGAGCGATGAAGCGGCACGGGCTGCCGACCCGCGGGCGGCGCGGGCAGAGTGTGAACGACATCGACGCAGCCCGCGCCGCCGTGAAGCCGCTGCTGGACGGGGGCGCGACCGCGGTGATCGCGGCCAGCGACATGCTGGCCCTCGGCTGCTATCAGTCACTGCGCGAGCGCCGCATGCTGCCCGGCCGTGACGTGGCCGTCGTCGGCTTCGACGACTCACCGACCGCCGAGATCCTCTCCCCCGCCCTGACATCCGTCGCCCAGCCACTGGAGGAAGTGGGCCAGGAATGCGTACGGCTGCTGCTGGCACGGATCGCCACACCCGACGCACCGCCCGAGCGGATCCTGCTGCAACCGTCCCTGGTCATCCGCGACAGCAGCACGATCTCAACGTCCATCGCGGACGAGTAA
- a CDS encoding sugar ABC transporter substrate-binding protein: protein MRNRTAVAALVTCAAMLAATGCSSSFGSDEKTTQDTSEKQHLTVLIASSGDAETKAVKDAAAAWAEQSGNTVTVDVAKDINQQLAQSFAGHKPPDAFYVNSDQFANYAKGGSLYAYGDQIKDADDFSAQLRASFTHDGKLVCLPKDTSTLALAINDDLWRKAGLTAKDYPTTWAELKTVAAKLTKGDVTGLVINGEYARVGVFMKQAGGWITNADQTKMTADSTQNAQSLHYVQSLLKSGSLKYANQVDTNWGGEALGKGKAAMTVEGNWLTGGMKADYPDVKYTAVPLPAGPAGEGTLAFSQCWGVAQESAHRAAAVDLVKYLTTASQQLKNADAFGVMPSRTSALAEYAKKYPSAKAWADATAHAQGPVTVAGFDKVLTQFNTDLAALSTGDPKKILADLQRNGEQALTKGN, encoded by the coding sequence ATGCGCAACCGTACGGCCGTAGCGGCTCTCGTCACCTGTGCGGCCATGCTGGCCGCCACAGGCTGCTCGTCGAGTTTCGGCAGCGACGAGAAGACCACGCAGGACACCAGTGAAAAGCAGCACCTGACGGTGCTGATCGCCTCCTCGGGGGACGCGGAGACCAAGGCCGTCAAGGATGCGGCAGCAGCCTGGGCCGAGCAGTCCGGCAACACGGTGACCGTCGACGTCGCCAAGGACATCAACCAGCAGCTGGCCCAGTCGTTCGCCGGGCACAAGCCGCCGGACGCCTTCTACGTCAACTCCGACCAGTTCGCCAACTACGCCAAGGGCGGCTCCCTGTACGCCTACGGCGACCAGATCAAGGACGCGGACGACTTCTCCGCCCAACTGCGCGCCTCCTTCACCCACGACGGCAAGCTGGTCTGCCTGCCCAAGGACACCTCCACCCTCGCCCTGGCGATCAACGACGACCTGTGGAGGAAGGCCGGGCTGACCGCGAAGGACTACCCGACCACCTGGGCCGAACTCAAGACCGTCGCCGCCAAGCTGACCAAGGGCGACGTCACCGGGCTGGTCATCAACGGCGAGTACGCACGCGTCGGCGTCTTCATGAAACAGGCCGGCGGCTGGATAACCAACGCCGACCAGACGAAGATGACCGCCGACAGCACCCAGAACGCCCAGTCCCTCCACTACGTGCAGTCGCTGCTGAAGTCCGGCTCCCTGAAGTACGCCAACCAGGTCGACACCAACTGGGGCGGCGAGGCGCTCGGCAAGGGCAAGGCCGCCATGACCGTCGAGGGCAACTGGCTCACCGGCGGAATGAAGGCCGACTACCCGGACGTGAAGTACACGGCGGTCCCGCTGCCCGCCGGCCCGGCCGGTGAGGGCACGCTCGCCTTCAGCCAGTGCTGGGGCGTCGCCCAGGAAAGCGCCCACCGGGCAGCCGCCGTGGACCTGGTGAAGTACCTGACCACCGCGTCACAGCAGTTGAAGAACGCGGACGCCTTCGGCGTGATGCCCTCCCGCACCAGCGCCCTCGCCGAGTACGCGAAGAAGTACCCGTCCGCCAAGGCGTGGGCCGACGCCACCGCCCACGCGCAGGGCCCGGTGACCGTCGCGGGCTTCGACAAGGTCCTCACCCAGTTCAACACCGACCTCGCCGCGCTGAGCACCGGCGACCCGAAGAAGATCCTCGCCGACCTGCAACGCAACGGCGAACAGGCCCTCACGAAGGGCAACTGA
- a CDS encoding carbohydrate ABC transporter permease: protein MPPRDTTRTAAGGTPRTADSPGIPDMPGKPGPTAAPHAKPAPRVGRRAEGAWGWLFVSPMVIVLGLFLVLPTLMALWVSLLNWDGQSNPFSGQADFVGLDNYRALLTQDGLDRTLFATSLRNNLYYVLLTVPLQTILALTLALIVNQRMLHGRSALRTAFFFPSVTSSIAVSTIFLFLFQGSGAVNTVLSWIGIKGPNWFNDSRGVLSLLLGGLGIVDTDHPSGALADHSFMGLSWFEWLSGPSVAMCTIILLAVWTTSGTFMLIFLAALQDIPRELEEAAAIEGVNRFQLLRYVTLPALRPVLFLVLTLGLIGTWQVFDQVYVMSQGAPGNTTLTPAFLSYSSAFGDADFGQGAAIAFILLTLILTMTAGQRFLLRERTPRARRNR from the coding sequence ATGCCTCCCCGCGACACCACCCGTACGGCAGCAGGCGGCACCCCCCGGACGGCCGACTCGCCGGGCATCCCTGACATGCCCGGCAAGCCCGGCCCTACCGCGGCGCCCCACGCCAAGCCCGCCCCGCGCGTGGGGCGCCGCGCCGAAGGAGCCTGGGGCTGGCTGTTCGTCAGCCCTATGGTGATCGTCCTCGGCCTGTTCCTCGTCCTGCCGACCCTGATGGCGCTGTGGGTGAGCCTGCTCAACTGGGACGGCCAGTCCAACCCCTTCAGCGGCCAGGCGGACTTCGTCGGCCTCGACAACTACCGGGCCCTGCTCACCCAGGACGGCCTCGACCGCACCCTCTTCGCGACATCGCTGCGCAACAACCTCTACTACGTGCTGCTGACCGTGCCGCTGCAGACGATCCTCGCGCTGACGCTGGCGCTCATCGTCAACCAGCGGATGCTGCACGGCCGTAGCGCCCTGCGCACCGCGTTCTTCTTCCCCTCAGTCACCAGCTCGATCGCCGTCTCCACAATCTTCCTGTTCCTGTTCCAGGGCAGCGGAGCCGTCAACACCGTGCTGTCCTGGATCGGAATCAAGGGCCCAAACTGGTTCAACGACTCCCGCGGCGTACTCTCCCTCCTCTTGGGCGGCCTCGGCATCGTCGACACCGACCACCCCTCGGGCGCCCTCGCCGACCACTCGTTCATGGGACTGTCCTGGTTCGAGTGGCTGTCCGGGCCGTCCGTGGCGATGTGCACGATCATCCTTCTCGCCGTGTGGACGACCTCCGGCACCTTCATGCTGATCTTCCTCGCCGCCCTCCAAGACATCCCACGCGAACTGGAGGAGGCCGCCGCCATCGAGGGCGTCAACCGCTTCCAACTGCTGCGGTACGTGACCCTGCCCGCGCTGCGGCCCGTGCTCTTCCTCGTCCTCACCCTCGGACTGATCGGCACGTGGCAGGTCTTCGATCAGGTCTACGTCATGAGCCAGGGCGCCCCCGGCAACACCACCCTCACCCCAGCATTCCTGTCGTACTCCTCCGCCTTCGGCGACGCCGACTTCGGGCAGGGCGCGGCCATCGCCTTCATCCTGCTCACGCTGATCCTGACCATGACCGCCGGACAACGCTTCCTGCTCCGGGAGCGCACCCCTCGCGCCCGGAGGAACCGATGA
- a CDS encoding carbohydrate ABC transporter permease, protein MSAKSATARAQGKPVLGRFPLSLRALGYTAVAALGLLYIAPFVIQLATGFKTDPDAATHPLGLLPTTPTTAAYQRLFGLSQAGDGVPFLRWLGNSAFVAVVVTAGRVLFDSMAGYALARLRFRGRTVLFGFILAVMAVPGVALLIPRFLVLNSFGLFDTYTGMILPLMVDAAGIFIMKQFFESIPREVEEAARVDGADVLRTFWSIVLPMARPALLTLTILSFQGSWNEFTHFLVATQSSQYETLTTGLARLVSGGLGGGTQYPLKLAAALLATLPVAALFFCFQRYFVQGANAGAVKE, encoded by the coding sequence ATGAGCGCAAAGTCCGCGACCGCCCGGGCACAGGGCAAGCCCGTGCTCGGCCGCTTCCCCCTGTCCCTGCGCGCCCTTGGTTATACGGCGGTGGCCGCGCTCGGCCTGCTGTACATCGCGCCGTTCGTGATCCAGCTGGCCACCGGCTTCAAGACGGACCCCGACGCGGCGACCCACCCCCTCGGTCTGCTCCCCACCACCCCCACGACCGCCGCCTACCAGCGCCTGTTCGGACTCAGCCAAGCCGGCGACGGAGTCCCGTTCCTGCGCTGGCTCGGCAACTCCGCCTTCGTCGCCGTCGTCGTCACCGCCGGACGCGTGCTGTTCGACTCGATGGCCGGCTACGCCCTTGCTCGGCTGCGCTTCCGCGGCCGTACCGTGCTGTTCGGCTTCATCCTCGCCGTCATGGCGGTACCCGGAGTGGCGCTGCTGATCCCCAGGTTCCTGGTCCTCAACAGCTTCGGCCTCTTCGACACCTACACCGGCATGATCCTTCCGCTCATGGTGGACGCAGCCGGCATCTTCATCATGAAGCAGTTTTTCGAGTCGATCCCCCGAGAAGTGGAAGAGGCCGCCCGCGTCGACGGCGCCGACGTCTTGCGCACCTTCTGGTCGATCGTCCTGCCCATGGCCCGGCCCGCCCTGCTGACCCTGACCATCCTGTCGTTCCAGGGATCGTGGAACGAGTTCACCCACTTCCTCGTGGCCACCCAGTCCAGCCAGTACGAAACCCTCACCACCGGCCTCGCCCGGCTCGTCTCCGGCGGCCTGGGAGGCGGCACCCAATACCCCTTGAAACTGGCCGCAGCCCTGCTGGCCACCCTGCCCGTCGCCGCGCTGTTCTTCTGCTTCCAGCGCTACTTCGTCCAAGGCGCCAACGCCGGAGCCGTCAAGGAATAG
- a CDS encoding IS701 family transposase: MAAVREDLEAFAAELFDGFFRADQRRWGQAYVRGLLLDGKRKSVEPMAARLGEDGNRQALAHFVTTSRWDPAHVRARLAWRMHDVIGPEALIVDDTGFLKDGEASACVSRQYTGTAGKVTNCQVGVSLHLARDHASAAVNWRLFLPASWDPGSAEADPDKVARRTRCGIPAQVGHVEKWQLALDMIDETRSWGIDVPLVVADAGYGDTAAFRHGLEERSLPYAVGISSRHTAHPADARPVQPAYAGTGRPPKMHYPEPAQTMKDLVVAAGRTAARPVSWREGSRPGKGVSGFKRMHSRFVALRIRPAGRGVRQAGDGPELPERWLLAEWPATEPEPVQFWLSNLPSGLPLATLVRLAKLRWRIEHDYREMKQALGLAHFEGRTWNGWHHHVTLVAAAHAFCTLQGLARNPKDTAQV, from the coding sequence ATGGCTGCGGTCCGGGAGGACCTGGAGGCCTTCGCGGCGGAGTTGTTCGACGGGTTCTTCCGTGCGGATCAGCGGCGTTGGGGGCAGGCGTATGTACGGGGACTGCTGCTGGACGGCAAGCGCAAGTCGGTGGAGCCGATGGCGGCCCGTCTGGGTGAGGACGGCAACCGGCAGGCACTGGCCCACTTTGTGACGACCAGCCGGTGGGATCCAGCTCATGTTCGGGCCCGGCTGGCCTGGAGGATGCACGACGTGATCGGCCCGGAGGCGTTGATCGTGGACGACACCGGCTTCCTCAAGGACGGGGAGGCCTCGGCGTGTGTGTCGCGGCAGTACACCGGCACCGCGGGCAAGGTCACCAACTGCCAAGTGGGCGTCTCGCTGCACCTGGCCCGCGATCATGCCTCGGCCGCGGTGAACTGGCGACTGTTCCTGCCCGCGTCCTGGGACCCCGGCTCCGCCGAAGCCGATCCGGACAAGGTCGCCCGCCGCACCCGCTGCGGGATTCCCGCCCAGGTGGGGCATGTGGAGAAGTGGCAACTGGCCCTGGACATGATCGACGAGACCCGGTCCTGGGGCATCGATGTCCCTCTGGTCGTCGCGGACGCCGGCTACGGCGATACCGCCGCGTTCCGTCACGGCCTGGAAGAACGCAGCCTGCCCTATGCGGTGGGTATCTCCTCGCGTCACACCGCTCATCCGGCCGATGCCCGGCCCGTCCAGCCCGCCTACGCGGGCACCGGCCGGCCACCCAAGATGCACTACCCCGAGCCGGCGCAGACTATGAAAGACCTGGTTGTCGCGGCCGGCCGGACAGCCGCACGACCGGTGTCCTGGCGGGAAGGCTCCCGGCCGGGCAAAGGCGTCAGCGGCTTCAAACGTATGCACTCGCGGTTCGTGGCCCTGCGCATCCGACCGGCCGGGCGCGGGGTCCGTCAGGCAGGCGATGGCCCTGAGCTGCCTGAACGGTGGCTGCTGGCCGAATGGCCCGCCACCGAACCCGAACCTGTGCAGTTCTGGCTCTCCAACCTGCCCTCCGGCCTGCCGCTGGCCACGTTGGTGCGGCTGGCCAAGCTGCGCTGGCGCATCGAGCACGACTACCGCGAGATGAAACAGGCCCTGGGACTGGCCCACTTCGAAGGCCGCACCTGGAACGGCTGGCACCACCACGTCACCCTCGTCGCCGCCGCCCACGCCTTCTGCACCCTGCAAGGACTGGCACGAAACCCAAAAGACACCGCGCAGGTCTAA
- a CDS encoding family 16 glycoside hydrolase: MPEAARPLSPATGRRRTSIVALSLFVVALSSFVSPARAAEDLPEQTPGVTLRTYDVGVELSGLCTLKPGQTPNVDKLMPSIDWTSDADFGLTDKFVTQVIANINITTAGSHTFRLTSDDGARLTIGDKMVIENDGRHAPTSKDGSIELAAGYHSLRIDHFDHLSEQRLRLEWRKPGSSQFELVPQSVLSTDKGVVRVTAPGRKECVGGSDEPGDGMPLNAVHPDYKLTNLRPSGFEPQVGGMDWLPDGRLAITTWGGSEKKLGEVYLLDHVTGTTSPDQVTTKKIASGLQEPMGIKYVDGKLYVAEKSRLVELNDTNGDEVADDLRTVATWPFSGNFHEFAFGLLYKDGDFYLNKSVAINFGGATTDPQPAQNRGTTIKVNKATGKVETLAGGLRTPNGIGWGPEDGIFATDNQGGWLPASKLVHIKPGRFFNHYTNPAGPFDDKPVTQPVLWLPQNEIGNSPSNPIHLKEGPFAGQMLIGDVTYGGIQRAFLEKVNGEYQGAVFRFTQGLEAGVNRISVGPDGAIYAGGIGGGGNWGQEGKLNHGLQKLTPNGNNAFDIKAMRAVDGGFEFEYTQPLSAETANALKDKYKVKQWRYEPTAGYGGPKVDEKSLSVDSATLSVDRKKVTVKIADLKPGHVVHVRSPRPFSSESGKSLWSTEAWYTLNATPNGSGTDPRYEAESAQLSGGAAEMRDHQGYTGNGFVAGYGTAGASTQFTVNAESAGTYNVGLRYSNGPHPFTGTKTISVYVNGTKAKQVRLADTGSWDKWATQVEALDLKAGANTITYKRDGDDSGHVNLDHLTVAKAQRIDLFNGGNLDAWEKTTGGAATWPIANGSMESAGGDIRTKQKFGDFKLHAEWLEPNYPSDVTGQQRGNSGVYLQERYEIQVLDSYGDTTLTSNEAGGIYSKRAADRNMATAPGTWQTYDITFRAARYNSDGKKVDDARVTVKWNGEVVHKDVAIDGVTGGSIEEGPSPASIRLQDHGDPGENPRFRNIWIEPIA, encoded by the coding sequence GCCGACTTCGGACTGACCGACAAGTTCGTCACCCAGGTCATCGCCAACATCAACATCACCACGGCGGGATCCCACACGTTCCGGCTCACCAGCGACGACGGTGCTCGGCTGACCATCGGGGACAAGATGGTCATCGAGAACGACGGCCGCCACGCCCCGACATCGAAGGACGGCTCGATCGAGCTCGCCGCCGGCTACCACTCCCTGCGCATTGACCACTTCGACCACTTGTCCGAACAGCGGCTCAGGCTGGAGTGGCGGAAGCCGGGATCATCACAGTTCGAGCTCGTACCGCAGTCGGTTCTGAGCACCGACAAGGGCGTGGTGCGCGTGACCGCACCAGGCCGCAAAGAGTGCGTCGGCGGGAGCGACGAGCCCGGCGACGGTATGCCGCTGAATGCGGTGCACCCTGACTACAAGCTCACCAACCTGCGACCCTCGGGGTTCGAGCCGCAGGTCGGCGGGATGGACTGGCTGCCGGACGGCCGACTCGCCATCACTACATGGGGCGGCTCGGAGAAGAAGCTCGGCGAGGTCTACCTTCTGGACCACGTCACCGGCACCACATCGCCGGATCAGGTGACGACCAAGAAGATAGCCTCCGGCTTGCAGGAGCCCATGGGCATCAAGTACGTGGACGGCAAGCTCTACGTGGCGGAGAAGTCCCGGCTGGTGGAGCTGAACGACACCAACGGCGACGAGGTCGCCGACGACCTTCGGACCGTGGCCACCTGGCCGTTCAGCGGAAACTTCCACGAGTTCGCGTTCGGGCTGCTGTACAAGGACGGGGACTTCTATCTCAACAAGTCCGTGGCCATCAACTTTGGCGGCGCCACCACCGACCCTCAGCCGGCGCAGAACCGGGGCACCACCATCAAGGTGAACAAGGCGACCGGCAAGGTGGAAACCCTCGCAGGCGGTCTGCGCACCCCCAACGGAATCGGCTGGGGGCCGGAGGACGGGATCTTCGCCACCGACAACCAGGGCGGTTGGCTGCCCGCGTCGAAGCTGGTGCACATCAAGCCGGGACGGTTCTTCAACCACTACACCAATCCCGCAGGCCCGTTCGACGACAAGCCGGTGACGCAGCCGGTGCTGTGGCTGCCGCAGAACGAGATCGGGAACTCACCGAGCAACCCGATCCACCTGAAGGAGGGCCCGTTCGCCGGTCAGATGCTGATCGGTGACGTGACCTACGGCGGCATCCAGCGGGCGTTCCTGGAGAAGGTCAACGGTGAGTACCAGGGCGCAGTGTTCCGTTTCACGCAAGGGCTTGAGGCCGGTGTCAACCGGATCAGCGTCGGCCCGGACGGTGCCATCTACGCGGGCGGCATAGGTGGCGGCGGCAACTGGGGCCAGGAGGGCAAGCTCAACCACGGTCTGCAGAAGCTGACGCCCAATGGGAACAACGCCTTCGACATCAAGGCGATGCGCGCGGTGGACGGCGGGTTCGAGTTCGAGTACACCCAACCGTTGTCCGCCGAGACCGCGAACGCGCTGAAGGACAAGTACAAGGTGAAGCAGTGGCGGTACGAGCCGACCGCGGGCTACGGGGGGCCGAAGGTTGACGAAAAGTCGCTTTCGGTCGATTCTGCGACGCTGTCTGTAGACCGTAAGAAGGTGACGGTCAAGATCGCGGATCTCAAGCCGGGACACGTCGTGCACGTTCGTTCGCCGCGTCCGTTCAGCTCCGAGTCCGGGAAGTCGCTGTGGAGCACCGAAGCCTGGTACACGCTCAACGCGACCCCGAACGGTTCAGGTACGGATCCCAGGTACGAAGCCGAGAGCGCGCAACTCAGCGGTGGCGCGGCGGAGATGCGGGACCACCAGGGCTACACGGGCAACGGCTTCGTGGCCGGCTACGGGACCGCGGGGGCGAGCACGCAGTTCACCGTGAACGCCGAGTCGGCCGGCACGTACAACGTCGGTCTCCGCTACTCGAACGGTCCGCACCCTTTCACCGGGACCAAGACGATAAGCGTCTACGTGAACGGCACCAAGGCGAAGCAGGTACGGCTCGCCGACACCGGTTCCTGGGATAAGTGGGCCACACAGGTGGAAGCGCTGGACCTCAAGGCGGGCGCGAACACCATCACCTACAAGAGGGACGGCGACGACAGCGGACACGTCAATCTCGATCACCTCACCGTGGCCAAGGCGCAGCGGATCGACTTGTTCAACGGCGGGAACTTGGACGCATGGGAGAAGACAACTGGTGGCGCGGCGACATGGCCGATCGCCAACGGCTCCATGGAGTCCGCCGGCGGGGACATCCGCACCAAGCAGAAGTTCGGCGACTTCAAGTTGCACGCCGAGTGGCTGGAGCCGAACTACCCGTCGGACGTCACCGGACAGCAGCGCGGTAACAGCGGTGTGTACCTCCAGGAGCGCTACGAGATTCAGGTATTGGACTCCTACGGTGACACCACGTTGACGTCCAACGAGGCTGGTGGCATCTATTCGAAGCGGGCGGCGGACCGCAACATGGCGACTGCCCCGGGCACATGGCAGACGTACGACATCACGTTCCGTGCGGCGCGTTACAACAGTGACGGCAAGAAGGTCGACGACGCGCGGGTGACCGTGAAGTGGAACGGTGAAGTGGTCCACAAGGACGTAGCCATCGACGGGGTCACCGGCGGCAGCATCGAGGAAGGGCCATCGCCTGCCTCGATCCGCCTGCAGGATCACGGCGACCCGGGCGAGAACCCCCGATTCCGCAACATCTGGATTGAGCCCATAGCCTGA